A genomic segment from Sorangium aterium encodes:
- a CDS encoding RNA ligase family protein gives MEFLPFPKMPCLGASDAPTWVALEKIHGAQLVIGVDAAGVHFGKRKEWLRDEDPFFGWQLLRASLRDAARAAYATVGAARLVLYGELFGGGYPHPDVPSGGVSPVQTGVWYAPDLRWAPFELRAVDAGEDAFLAWSEAAPVAAAAGFMMPPLLARGRKAEIAAVPERFPSRVASALGLPPLGPENLAEGLVAKPDVRMPAAAYMALKRKIAEMREDRFDESAPWDPERQVDLATLIRWGERLVNGPRLSSAASKVGRHDRAAVDEEAALDVLVDLEAAFPGAMRALSPEDGEALERAVRAAVAAERL, from the coding sequence ATGGAGTTCCTTCCCTTCCCGAAGATGCCGTGCCTCGGCGCGAGCGACGCCCCGACCTGGGTCGCGCTCGAGAAGATCCACGGCGCGCAGCTCGTGATCGGCGTGGACGCGGCCGGCGTCCATTTCGGCAAGCGCAAGGAGTGGCTCCGGGACGAGGACCCCTTCTTCGGCTGGCAGCTGCTCCGCGCGTCGCTCCGGGACGCCGCCCGCGCGGCGTACGCCACGGTCGGCGCGGCGCGGCTCGTCCTCTACGGCGAGCTCTTCGGCGGCGGCTACCCGCATCCGGACGTGCCCTCGGGCGGCGTGAGCCCCGTGCAGACCGGGGTCTGGTACGCGCCCGACCTGCGGTGGGCGCCCTTCGAGCTGCGCGCGGTCGATGCCGGCGAGGACGCCTTCCTGGCCTGGAGCGAGGCGGCCCCGGTCGCCGCCGCGGCGGGGTTCATGATGCCCCCGCTGCTCGCCCGGGGGCGCAAGGCGGAGATCGCCGCCGTGCCCGAGCGCTTCCCGTCGCGCGTCGCGTCCGCCCTGGGGCTGCCGCCCCTCGGCCCGGAGAACCTCGCGGAGGGGCTGGTGGCCAAGCCCGACGTCCGCATGCCGGCCGCGGCCTACATGGCCTTGAAGCGCAAGATCGCCGAGATGCGCGAGGATCGCTTCGACGAGAGCGCGCCGTGGGACCCGGAGCGCCAGGTCGACCTCGCCACGCTGATCCGCTGGGGGGAGCGGCTCGTGAACGGCCCGCGCCTCTCGTCCGCCGCGTCGAAGGTGGGGCGCCACGACCGGGCCGCCGTCGACGAAGAGGCGGCCCTCGACGTGCTCGTGGACCTCGAGGCGGCGTTCCCCGGCGCGATGCGCGCCCTCTCGCCCGAGGACGGCGAGGCGCTGGAGCGCGCCGTCAGGGCCGCCGTCGCGGCGGAGCGGCTCTGA
- a CDS encoding response regulator: protein MSAEPSRAPPAPCFRLLLIEDSAIAASVVQSHLDAVPWQRAELAHAETLAAGLARVNEGWDVVLLDLSLPDGEGIEVVERVRAVDPHVPIVVLTGHDDVRLAERALGASVQDYLVKRGLDADSLWRAIRYAVSRQQLLTQLARAMAEARENEANLHQLIARSADGVIVLDPSGTVLFANPAAESLLGDGRPVAGRGCPAALCAGETSLEIGGQQVAIDVRWVDVDWQGRPSRMALLRDVTGRRRAEELRSRLERSERLAAVGQLAAGVAHEINNPLAYVVANLELLAREVRRLADRGVAAEHLAQPLADARHGAARVMDIVGDLRVFARAEANEAIGPTDVNAVIESALNIVHSQMKHRARVVRELAPVAPVSGAEGRLTQVFVNLLINAAQSIGEGRVADNVVEVRTRDQGREVVAEIVDSGCGVPEEHMHRLFEPFFTTKRAGEGTGLGLAICRNIVESCGGTIGVSSKAGVGTCVRVRLPAWASAERTPRRAPPAPARDDEPTRRARILIVDDEPLLLRALRGLLEASHEVVCVRSGREAQRTLRLDSAFDVVLCDIVMQEGTGIELHEWIEAELPALVDRVLFMTGGGTSEVSRRFLSARAGRVLPKPINPAELLRRIEALLQARAAEPERM from the coding sequence ATGTCCGCTGAACCCAGCCGGGCGCCGCCTGCGCCTTGCTTTCGCCTCCTGCTGATCGAGGACAGCGCCATCGCTGCCTCGGTCGTGCAAAGCCACCTCGACGCCGTGCCGTGGCAGCGCGCCGAGCTCGCGCACGCGGAGACGCTCGCCGCCGGGCTCGCGCGCGTGAACGAGGGGTGGGATGTCGTCCTCCTCGACCTGTCCTTGCCCGATGGGGAAGGCATCGAGGTGGTCGAGCGGGTGCGGGCGGTCGACCCCCATGTGCCCATCGTGGTGCTGACGGGCCATGACGACGTCCGCCTCGCGGAGCGCGCGCTCGGCGCCTCGGTGCAGGATTACCTCGTGAAGCGGGGCCTCGACGCGGATTCATTGTGGCGAGCCATCCGCTATGCGGTCAGCCGTCAGCAGCTCCTGACGCAGCTCGCGCGGGCGATGGCGGAGGCCCGGGAGAACGAGGCCAACCTGCACCAGCTCATCGCCCGGAGCGCCGATGGGGTGATCGTGCTGGATCCCTCCGGGACGGTGCTCTTCGCGAACCCCGCTGCAGAGTCGCTGCTGGGCGACGGGCGCCCCGTCGCCGGGCGGGGCTGTCCGGCGGCGCTCTGCGCCGGCGAGACGAGCCTGGAGATCGGAGGGCAGCAGGTCGCCATCGACGTTCGCTGGGTCGACGTGGACTGGCAGGGGCGCCCCTCGCGCATGGCGCTCCTGCGCGACGTGACCGGGCGGCGCCGGGCCGAGGAGCTGAGGTCACGGCTCGAGCGCAGCGAGCGGCTCGCCGCGGTCGGCCAGCTGGCGGCGGGCGTGGCCCACGAGATCAACAATCCTCTCGCGTACGTGGTGGCCAACCTCGAGCTGCTCGCCCGCGAGGTGCGGCGGCTGGCCGACAGGGGCGTCGCCGCCGAGCACCTCGCCCAGCCGCTCGCGGACGCCCGCCACGGCGCGGCGCGTGTGATGGACATCGTCGGGGATCTCAGGGTGTTCGCGCGCGCGGAGGCGAACGAGGCGATCGGGCCGACCGACGTCAACGCGGTGATCGAGAGCGCGCTCAACATCGTGCATTCCCAGATGAAGCACCGCGCGCGGGTCGTGCGCGAGCTCGCCCCGGTGGCTCCCGTGAGCGGCGCGGAGGGGCGCCTGACGCAGGTGTTCGTCAACCTGCTCATCAACGCGGCGCAGTCGATCGGGGAGGGGCGGGTCGCCGACAACGTCGTCGAGGTGCGGACCCGCGATCAGGGCCGGGAGGTCGTCGCGGAGATCGTGGACTCTGGCTGCGGCGTGCCCGAAGAGCACATGCACAGGCTGTTCGAGCCGTTCTTCACCACGAAGCGCGCGGGGGAGGGGACGGGGCTCGGACTCGCGATCTGCCGCAACATCGTCGAGTCGTGCGGCGGCACGATCGGCGTCAGCAGCAAGGCCGGCGTCGGCACCTGCGTCCGCGTCCGGCTGCCCGCCTGGGCGAGCGCCGAGCGCACCCCTCGTCGCGCGCCGCCTGCGCCCGCGCGGGATGACGAGCCGACGCGGCGCGCCCGGATCCTGATCGTGGACGACGAGCCCCTCCTCCTGCGCGCGCTGCGTGGGCTCCTCGAGGCGTCGCACGAGGTCGTCTGCGTGCGCTCGGGCCGAGAGGCCCAGAGGACGCTCCGGCTGGACTCGGCCTTCGATGTCGTGCTCTGCGACATCGTGATGCAGGAGGGCACGGGGATAGAGCTCCACGAGTGGATCGAGGCGGAGCTGCCGGCGCTCGTCGACCGGGTGCTGTTCATGACCGGAGGGGGCACGAGCGAGGTGAGCAGGCGGTTCCTCTCGGCCCGCGCGGGACGTGTGCTGCCGAAGCCGATCAACCCGGCGGAGCTGCTCCGGCGGATCGAGGCGCTGCTGCAGGCGAGAGCGGCAGAGCCCGAGAGGATGTAG
- a CDS encoding nSTAND1 domain-containing NTPase produces the protein MNQENLAPRTVFQGCYEILSLLWESRLAVVYEGRRITSGQPVVLKIMRLPRDGGPADLARRRSARFLREMRRCARLHHPGIVRPIDAGQADEGQLYAVFERVPGQSLAELLSAQGPLEPPEARHLMRQVLDALGCAHRQGVVHGDLRPAHVMVVPSEAQRSALVLGFGFSAAAAVARADQEEAPVSGRELVGSQAYLAPEQRRGFPPTARADLYAWGLVFLECLTGRRAGRGGPPEGAALQRDGREPVRMPRALLDHPLGALLRRATVKEIAARDVTADGLLREVDACDVGGLRREDLMKPDELAIGAARRTAERAGSAALPPGLAAAQMPEERTDNAEPSQEEAAAPPSAGPARGVMPLEAGDRIKHYEIIRKLGQGGMSVVYLARDTKLGRLVALKLLLRYSGHRIERFLAEARVTARCRHDNIVVIHEVDEIRKYPYLVLEYIKGRTLREWMAQREHPGASGSPGAHTPPGPRAPNVVIELMIPVVRALVCAHEHGIVHRDLKPENILLDDAGCIKVVDFGIAKQIEAKVVSTMTSARAALAGDAGQRRRSAAVGTPRYMSPEQLLGGDVDHRADLWAVGIMLYELLTGEHPLEPFSRARLSDIASLDVPMPRLSEKRPDVGALGALVDRCLKKSKAERVGSAMELLAELEALLPGRKALDLGEEGSPFAGLCAFQEADAARFFGRDREIAATTARLRNQPLLAVAGPSGAGKSSFVRAGVIPALKGSEGRCEAFVLRPGRRPLSALIDVLVQVAGAESTSSAATGPPELPDHDELLATLRSQPGYLGVRLRARCRRAGPGHRILVFVDQFEELYTLGAAPEERAAFVACLEAAADDASSPLRVLLAIRSDFLDRMAEDHHFMNDVTRGLWFLPPMGRGGLREALTRPIEAAAHRFETAEMVEHMLSTLESTRSPLPLLQFTAAQLWEARDRARRVLTRDSYDRLGGVAGALSAHADAVLSALPSREQRLARAVLLRLVTPERTRAVVSLDELRELAQDGEGDAGDAVVQVVQRLAGARLLLIETGEETGGASDRATVELVHESLIERWPKLGQWLAESEQDAQFLARLRSAAQQWEASGQAEGLLWRDRTAQDARAWHERRRAARGADGRVGLSRREERYLLAVVDHADRARRLRRRLTTGVTVTLGAVAIMVSYLAIRADRQATRAEQQATRAEQQATRADQEAARARAEALQARNATRMATAREMQADPTTVLAILREVEPPDVPRGWSVLARWTLHNWVARAVLDHPHWVKYAVYSPDGKRIVTASQDNAVRVWNADGIGEPMVLRGHEAVVTSAAFSPDGKRIATSSYDKTTRVWNADGTGEPMVLRRHKARVTSAAFSPDGKRIATASYDKTALVWNANGTGEPLVLRGHEAVVTSAAFSPDGKRIVTASLDKTARVWNANGAGKPLVLRGHEAGVTLAAFSPDGKRIVTASLDKTARVWNANGAGEPLVLRGHEDRVLGAAFSPDSTRIVTASQDRTARVWNSDGTGEPLVLRGHEDGVESAVFSPDGERIVTASYDMTAREWSVHGAEEPLALRGHNERVNSATFSPDGKRIVSASSDKTARVWNADGSGQPLTLRGHGDGVYAAAFSPNSKRIVTASLDKTARVWNANGTGQPLILRGHEDAVLNAAFSPDGARIVTASWDKTARVWNADGSGQPLTLRGHEDRVLTAAFSPDGARIVTASWDKTARVWNADGSGQPLTLRGHEDRVMNAAFSPDGKRIVTASLDKTARVWNADGTGEPLVLRGHEHWVLWAVFSPDGGRVVTASQDKMIGVWNANGTSEPLFLRGSDSPVSSAMFSPDGKRIVTASDDKTIRVWTDLQPLRGVDDPRLWTATTYCMPIERRVALLRVPEAMARADREACLRRVEEARAAAREQR, from the coding sequence ATGAACCAGGAGAACCTCGCTCCAAGGACGGTGTTCCAGGGCTGCTACGAGATCCTCTCCCTGCTCTGGGAGAGCAGGCTCGCCGTCGTCTACGAGGGGCGGCGGATCACGAGCGGGCAGCCGGTCGTCCTCAAGATCATGCGCCTCCCCCGGGACGGCGGCCCCGCGGATCTGGCGCGCCGTCGCAGCGCGCGATTTCTGCGGGAGATGCGCCGCTGCGCGCGGCTTCACCATCCCGGCATCGTCCGGCCCATCGACGCGGGGCAGGCCGACGAGGGCCAGCTTTATGCGGTCTTCGAGCGCGTGCCAGGGCAGAGCCTGGCCGAGCTGCTGTCGGCCCAGGGCCCGCTCGAGCCGCCGGAGGCGCGGCACCTGATGAGGCAGGTCCTCGACGCGCTGGGCTGCGCGCACCGGCAGGGCGTCGTCCACGGGGATCTCAGACCGGCCCACGTGATGGTCGTGCCCTCGGAGGCGCAGCGGAGCGCCCTGGTGCTCGGCTTTGGCTTCAGCGCGGCCGCCGCCGTCGCGCGAGCGGACCAGGAGGAAGCGCCCGTGTCCGGCCGCGAGCTCGTGGGCTCGCAGGCTTACCTGGCGCCCGAGCAGCGCCGGGGGTTCCCGCCGACGGCGCGTGCGGACCTGTACGCCTGGGGTCTCGTGTTTCTCGAGTGCCTCACGGGCAGGCGTGCAGGCCGCGGCGGGCCGCCGGAAGGAGCGGCTCTCCAGCGAGATGGCCGTGAGCCAGTGAGGATGCCTCGAGCGCTCCTCGATCACCCGCTCGGCGCCCTCTTGCGACGGGCGACGGTCAAGGAGATCGCGGCGCGGGACGTCACGGCCGACGGCCTGCTGCGCGAGGTCGACGCCTGCGATGTGGGCGGGCTCCGCCGGGAAGACCTGATGAAGCCGGACGAGCTGGCGATCGGAGCAGCGAGAAGGACAGCGGAGCGAGCTGGCAGCGCCGCGCTTCCACCGGGACTGGCAGCGGCGCAGATGCCGGAGGAGCGAACAGACAACGCTGAGCCCTCCCAGGAGGAGGCGGCTGCGCCACCGTCCGCTGGGCCCGCAAGGGGCGTCATGCCTCTGGAGGCCGGCGACCGCATCAAGCATTACGAGATCATCCGCAAGCTGGGCCAGGGCGGCATGAGCGTCGTGTACTTGGCCCGCGACACGAAGCTCGGCCGACTGGTCGCGCTCAAGCTCCTGCTCAGATACAGCGGGCACAGGATCGAGCGCTTCCTGGCCGAGGCGCGGGTCACGGCGCGCTGCAGGCACGACAACATCGTGGTCATCCACGAGGTCGATGAGATTCGTAAATATCCCTACCTCGTGCTCGAATACATCAAGGGTCGCACGCTGCGCGAGTGGATGGCCCAGCGCGAGCACCCCGGCGCGTCCGGGTCGCCCGGCGCCCACACGCCGCCCGGCCCGAGGGCGCCAAACGTCGTGATCGAGCTCATGATTCCCGTGGTTCGCGCGCTGGTGTGCGCGCACGAGCACGGGATCGTGCACCGCGATCTCAAGCCGGAGAACATCCTCCTGGATGACGCCGGATGCATCAAGGTGGTCGATTTCGGTATCGCCAAGCAGATCGAGGCCAAGGTGGTCTCGACGATGACGAGCGCCCGGGCGGCGCTCGCCGGAGACGCTGGCCAGCGCCGGAGAAGCGCGGCTGTCGGCACGCCACGGTACATGTCCCCCGAGCAACTGCTGGGCGGGGATGTCGATCATCGCGCTGACCTGTGGGCCGTGGGCATCATGCTGTACGAGCTGCTCACGGGGGAGCACCCGCTGGAGCCGTTCTCGCGCGCGCGGCTCTCGGACATCGCGAGCCTCGATGTTCCGATGCCCCGCCTCAGCGAGAAGCGCCCGGATGTGGGTGCGCTTGGCGCCCTGGTCGACCGTTGCCTGAAGAAGAGCAAGGCCGAGCGCGTCGGCTCGGCCATGGAGCTCCTTGCCGAGCTCGAGGCGCTCTTGCCCGGTCGAAAGGCGCTCGACCTCGGCGAGGAGGGGAGTCCATTTGCCGGCCTGTGCGCCTTCCAGGAGGCGGACGCGGCGCGCTTCTTCGGCCGCGATCGCGAGATCGCCGCCACGACGGCGCGGCTGCGCAACCAGCCGCTCCTGGCCGTCGCCGGGCCCTCCGGGGCAGGCAAGTCGTCGTTCGTGCGCGCGGGGGTGATCCCGGCCTTGAAGGGATCCGAGGGCCGCTGTGAAGCGTTTGTTCTGCGCCCAGGGCGCCGTCCCCTGTCCGCGCTCATCGATGTGCTCGTGCAGGTCGCCGGGGCGGAGTCCACGAGCAGCGCGGCGACGGGTCCGCCCGAGCTCCCCGATCACGACGAGCTGCTCGCCACCCTGCGCTCCCAGCCGGGCTATCTGGGTGTTCGGCTGCGCGCGCGCTGTCGCCGTGCTGGACCCGGGCACCGTATCCTGGTCTTCGTCGATCAGTTTGAAGAGCTCTACACGCTCGGCGCCGCGCCCGAGGAGCGGGCGGCGTTCGTCGCCTGCCTGGAAGCTGCGGCTGACGACGCCTCGTCGCCCCTGCGCGTCCTGCTCGCCATCCGCTCGGACTTCCTCGATCGGATGGCCGAGGATCATCATTTCATGAACGACGTGACCCGCGGGCTCTGGTTCCTTCCGCCGATGGGGCGAGGCGGCCTGCGCGAAGCCTTGACGAGGCCGATCGAGGCGGCCGCTCATCGCTTCGAGACGGCGGAGATGGTCGAGCACATGCTGAGCACGCTCGAGAGCACGCGGAGCCCCTTGCCGCTCTTGCAGTTCACGGCCGCTCAGCTCTGGGAGGCGCGGGATCGCGCGCGCCGCGTCTTGACGCGGGACAGCTATGATCGGCTCGGCGGCGTCGCCGGCGCCCTGTCGGCCCACGCGGACGCGGTGCTCTCGGCGCTCCCATCGCGCGAGCAGCGGCTGGCCCGGGCGGTGCTCTTGCGCCTGGTCACGCCCGAGCGCACGCGTGCGGTGGTCAGCCTGGATGAGCTCCGCGAGCTGGCCCAGGACGGCGAAGGTGATGCCGGCGACGCGGTCGTGCAGGTGGTCCAGCGCCTGGCCGGCGCGCGGCTCCTGCTCATCGAAACTGGCGAGGAGACCGGTGGCGCGAGCGATCGCGCGACGGTGGAGCTGGTCCACGAGTCCTTGATCGAGAGGTGGCCGAAGCTCGGGCAGTGGCTCGCCGAGAGCGAGCAAGATGCGCAGTTCCTGGCCCGGCTGCGCTCCGCCGCTCAGCAGTGGGAGGCGAGCGGTCAGGCCGAGGGGCTGCTCTGGCGCGATCGCACGGCGCAGGACGCCAGGGCGTGGCACGAGCGCCGCCGCGCTGCCCGCGGAGCCGATGGGCGCGTCGGGCTCAGCAGGCGCGAAGAGCGCTATCTGCTGGCCGTCGTGGACCACGCCGACCGCGCGCGCCGCTTGCGCCGGCGGCTCACCACGGGCGTGACTGTCACGCTGGGCGCGGTTGCGATCATGGTGTCGTACCTGGCGATTCGCGCCGACCGGCAAGCAACGCGCGCCGAGCAGCAAGCAACGCGCGCCGAGCAGCAAGCAACGCGCGCCGACCAGGAAGCGGCCCGTGCGCGAGCTGAAGCACTGCAGGCGCGCAACGCCACCCGCATGGCCACGGCGCGCGAGATGCAAGCCGATCCCACGACCGTGCTCGCGATACTGCGCGAAGTCGAGCCGCCCGACGTGCCGCGAGGGTGGTCTGTTCTCGCGCGGTGGACGCTGCACAACTGGGTCGCTCGCGCGGTGCTCGACCACCCGCACTGGGTCAAGTATGCGGTCTATAGCCCTGACGGCAAGCGCATTGTCACCGCGTCACAGGACAATGCCGTTCGGGTGTGGAACGCCGATGGCATCGGCGAGCCCATGGTCCTCCGGGGACACGAGGCGGTGGTCACTTCGGCGGCGTTCAGCCCCGACGGCAAGCGCATCGCCACTTCATCGTATGACAAGACCACGCGGGTGTGGAATGCCGATGGCACGGGCGAGCCCATGGTCCTTCGCCGTCACAAGGCGAGAGTCACTTCGGCGGCGTTCAGCCCTGACGGCAAGCGCATCGCCACTGCATCGTATGATAAGACCGCGCTGGTGTGGAACGCCAATGGCACGGGCGAGCCTCTGGTCCTTCGCGGTCACGAGGCAGTGGTAACTTCGGCGGCGTTCAGCCCCGACGGCAAGCGCATCGTCACCGCGTCTTTGGACAAAACCGCACGGGTGTGGAACGCCAATGGCGCGGGTAAGCCCCTGGTCCTTCGAGGCCACGAGGCGGGGGTCACTTTGGCGGCGTTCAGCCCCGACGGCAAGCGCATCGTCACCGCGTCTTTGGACAAAACCGCACGGGTGTGGAACGCCAATGGCGCGGGTGAGCCCCTGGTCCTTCGAGGTCATGAGGATCGGGTCCTGGGGGCGGCGTTCAGCCCCGACAGCACGCGCATTGTCACCGCGTCACAGGACAGGACCGCGCGGGTATGGAACTCCGATGGCACGGGAGAGCCCCTGGTCCTTCGAGGTCATGAGGATGGGGTCGAATCGGCGGTGTTCAGCCCCGACGGTGAGCGCATTGTCACCGCGTCCTACGACATGACCGCGCGGGAATGGAGTGTGCACGGTGCGGAAGAACCCCTGGCCCTTCGTGGTCACAACGAAAGGGTCAATTCAGCTACGTTCAGCCCCGATGGCAAGCGCATTGTTTCCGCGTCTTCGGACAAGACCGCGCGGGTGTGGAACGCCGATGGCTCGGGCCAGCCCCTGACCCTTCGCGGTCACGGGGATGGGGTCTATGCGGCTGCGTTCAGCCCCAACAGCAAGCGCATCGTCACTGCATCTTTGGACAAGACCGCGCGGGTGTGGAACGCCAATGGCACGGGCCAGCCCCTGATCCTTCGTGGTCACGAGGATGCCGTCTTGAACGCGGCGTTCAGCCCCGACGGCGCCCGCATCGTCACCGCATCATGGGACAAGACCGCGCGGGTGTGGAACGCCGATGGCTCGGGCCAGCCCCTGACCCTTCGCGGTCACGAGGATCGGGTCTTGACAGCAGCGTTCAGCCCCGACGGCGCCCGCATCGTCACCGCATCATGGGACAAGACCGCGCGGGTGTGGAACGCCGATGGCTCGGGCCAGCCCCTGACCCTTCGCGGTCACGAGGATCGGGTGATGAACGCGGCGTTCAGCCCTGACGGTAAGCGCATTGTGACCGCGTCATTGGACAAGACAGCGCGGGTATGGAATGCCGATGGCACGGGCGAACCTTTGGTCCTTCGCGGTCACGAACATTGGGTTTTATGGGCGGTATTCAGCCCGGATGGCGGACGCGTCGTCACGGCGTCACAGGACAAGATGATCGGAGTGTGGAATGCCAATGGCACGAGCGAGCCCCTGTTCCTTCGTGGCTCCGACTCCCCGGTCAGCAGCGCGATGTTCAGTCCCGATGGAAAGCGCATCGTCACCGCGTCCGACGACAAGACCATTCGGGTATGGACCGACCTCCAGCCGCTCCGCGGCGTCGACGACCCGAGGCTGTGGACCGCGACCACCTACTGCATGCCCATCGAGCGAAGGGTAGCGCTCCTTCGCGTACCCGAAGCCATGGCCCGAGCCGACCGGGAAGCCTGCCTGCGCCGCGTCGAGGAGGCCCGCGCGGCTGCCCGGGAGCAGCGGTGA
- a CDS encoding lipase family protein, producing the protein MLRVNPAVREPDAEATLVLSLASAWMYSDLDTLEKAMSVYGDWDLARISVRNDALFVASDVCFIQSRCRRLLILCVKGTEPGNLFNWLTDASVVSQRYCSLGHVHGGFARNVDVMWSIIDKHLGAALRGEYIRDVLPGTEVSPRPSAASTPAAGHAPEAQGKLEALFITGHSLGAAMAALIAARLFTDSKYGEIRQRLRGVYTFGQPMIGDAGFAARAEELFGDRLFRFVYANDIVPRLPPLSTGYFVHFGRAYRSTGQGWTYEGKIAGQTRTFLVSAAVGIFAWVKEQLPIIRWVPVPFSWGDHSPANYVEASQVGTAQPAIFRFRLE; encoded by the coding sequence ATGTTGCGGGTGAATCCGGCGGTGCGCGAGCCCGACGCCGAGGCGACGCTCGTCCTGTCCCTGGCATCGGCGTGGATGTACTCGGATCTGGACACGCTGGAGAAGGCGATGTCGGTTTACGGCGACTGGGACCTCGCGAGGATCAGCGTGCGGAACGATGCGCTCTTCGTGGCGAGCGACGTCTGCTTCATCCAGAGCAGGTGCAGGCGGCTTCTCATCCTGTGCGTCAAGGGGACCGAGCCGGGGAACCTCTTCAACTGGCTCACGGACGCGAGCGTCGTGTCGCAGCGATATTGCTCGCTCGGGCACGTCCACGGCGGCTTCGCCCGCAACGTCGATGTGATGTGGTCGATCATCGACAAGCACCTCGGCGCGGCGCTCCGCGGCGAGTACATCCGTGATGTCCTTCCGGGCACCGAGGTATCCCCGCGCCCCAGCGCCGCGTCGACGCCTGCTGCCGGGCATGCGCCCGAGGCCCAGGGCAAGCTGGAGGCGCTCTTCATCACCGGTCACAGCCTGGGCGCAGCGATGGCGGCCCTCATCGCCGCGCGCCTGTTCACGGACAGCAAGTACGGGGAGATCCGGCAGCGGCTCCGCGGGGTCTACACGTTCGGGCAGCCGATGATCGGCGACGCGGGCTTCGCTGCCAGGGCCGAAGAGCTCTTCGGGGACAGGCTGTTTCGATTCGTCTATGCCAACGACATCGTGCCGCGCCTGCCGCCGCTCTCGACGGGGTACTTCGTGCACTTCGGGAGGGCGTACCGCTCGACGGGGCAGGGGTGGACGTACGAGGGCAAGATCGCCGGCCAGACGCGCACGTTCCTCGTGAGCGCGGCGGTCGGCATCTTCGCCTGGGTGAAGGAGCAGCTGCCCATCATCCGATGGGTGCCGGTGCCGTTCTCGTGGGGCGATCACTCGCCGGCCAACTACGTGGAGGCGTCGCAGGTAGGCACGGCCCAGCCAGCCATCTTCCGATTCAGGCTCGAGTAG
- a CDS encoding ComEA family DNA-binding protein has translation MADTTDINKAGTDEFQRVSQVSEEGAQIIVQKREELGGFSSWEQIQQVTGISTMMIESLKDAGFYVTQASTPTPRTPPR, from the coding sequence ATGGCTGACACGACCGACATCAACAAGGCGGGCACGGATGAGTTTCAACGGGTGAGCCAGGTGAGCGAGGAAGGCGCGCAGATCATCGTTCAGAAGCGCGAGGAGCTCGGGGGGTTCAGCAGCTGGGAGCAAATCCAACAGGTGACCGGCATCAGCACCATGATGATAGAGAGCCTGAAGGACGCGGGCTTTTACGTGACGCAAGCGAGCACGCCGACGCCCCGTACACCGCCTCGGTGA
- a CDS encoding phosphotransferase, producing MLPHPPRVVRLVLVTARGELLGALPPYPVATPWWQDAQAVVQGARERFGLQVTVLRMLAAELPAPHGGAVTYLAEAEIDAPPPGLEPWRGALDDHPLRQPWARPGGPAGDLAWADAVLRDRGLARTAPAEQVRSWNLSSLWRLRAGDQTVWLKHVPPFLGHEGAVIARLSGGPVPALLGHDGRRILMLEIPGEDLYEAELPVRERLVSLLVGLQRDASRKVDELLSLGLPDWRAPALSRLIADVVGRTPELSAGDRATLDSFVDGLPERFARLAEAGLPDTLVHGDFHVGNARGDATSAVLLDWGDSGVGHPLLDQPAFLDGAPPGAVEPLRSSWSRAWRAAIPGSDPERAAELLAPVAAARQATIYRKFLDDIEPSEHPYHARDPAAWLARTAAMVRSRSC from the coding sequence ATGCTGCCCCACCCCCCGCGCGTCGTTCGGCTCGTCCTCGTCACGGCGAGGGGTGAGCTCCTTGGAGCGCTGCCGCCCTATCCTGTCGCGACGCCGTGGTGGCAGGACGCGCAAGCGGTCGTCCAGGGTGCCCGCGAGCGCTTCGGCCTCCAGGTGACGGTCCTCCGGATGCTCGCCGCCGAGCTCCCGGCCCCCCACGGCGGGGCGGTCACCTACCTCGCGGAGGCGGAGATCGACGCGCCGCCGCCCGGCCTCGAGCCGTGGCGCGGGGCGCTCGACGACCACCCGCTCCGGCAGCCATGGGCGCGGCCGGGCGGGCCTGCAGGCGACCTCGCGTGGGCGGACGCCGTCCTGCGCGATCGGGGCCTCGCGCGGACGGCGCCCGCCGAGCAGGTGCGGTCGTGGAACCTGTCGAGCCTGTGGCGGCTCCGTGCCGGCGACCAGACGGTCTGGCTGAAGCACGTCCCTCCCTTCCTCGGGCACGAGGGGGCCGTGATCGCGCGTCTCTCGGGCGGACCCGTGCCGGCCCTCCTCGGCCACGACGGCCGGCGGATCCTGATGCTCGAGATCCCGGGGGAGGATCTCTACGAGGCCGAGCTGCCCGTCCGGGAGAGGTTGGTCTCGCTGCTCGTCGGGCTGCAGCGCGACGCGAGCCGGAAGGTCGACGAGCTCCTTTCGCTGGGGCTGCCGGACTGGCGCGCGCCGGCCCTGAGCCGGCTCATCGCGGACGTGGTGGGTCGGACGCCCGAGCTGTCCGCCGGCGATCGGGCGACCCTCGACAGCTTCGTCGATGGCCTGCCCGAGCGCTTCGCTCGCCTCGCCGAGGCCGGGCTGCCCGATACGCTGGTTCACGGCGACTTCCACGTGGGCAACGCCCGCGGCGACGCGACGTCGGCCGTCCTGCTGGACTGGGGCGACAGCGGCGTCGGGCATCCGCTGCTCGATCAGCCAGCGTTCCTCGACGGGGCCCCGCCCGGCGCCGTCGAGCCGCTCCGGAGCTCCTGGAGCCGCGCGTGGCGCGCCGCGATCCCGGGCTCCGACCCCGAGCGCGCCGCCGAGCTGCTCGCGCCCGTCGCTGCGGCCCGCCAGGCGACCATCTACCGCAAGTTCCTCGACGACATCGAGCCGTCGGAGCACCCCTACCACGCGAGAGATCCCGCAGCGTGGCTCGCGCGGACAGCAGCGATGGTGCGCTCTCGATCCTGCTAG